A genomic segment from Rhinatrema bivittatum chromosome 19, aRhiBiv1.1, whole genome shotgun sequence encodes:
- the RRAS gene encoding ras-related protein R-Ras isoform X2 codes for MREQYMRTGEGFLLIFAINDRGSFNEISKFHTQILRVKDRDEFPMILVGNKADLDLQRQVSKEETMNFARENRIPYMEASAKIRLNVDESFHELVRSIRKFQELESPPTPTVHLKQKEAKGCPCVVL; via the exons ATGAGGGAGCAGTATATGCGCACCGGAGAGGGATTTCTTCTCATATTCGCCATTAACGACAGGGGAAG CTTCAACGAGATCAGCAAGTTTCACACGCAGATTCTCAGGGTGAAGGACCGAGACGAGTTCCCCATGATTCTGGTGGGGAACAAGGCAGACCTGGACCTCCAGAGGCAG GTGTCCAAGGAGGAGACGATGAACTTTGCCCGCGAGAACCGCATCCCGTACATGGAGGCCTCGGCCAAGATCCGGCTGAACGTGGACGAGTCGTTCCACGAGCTCGTCCGCTCGATCAG GAAATTTCAGGAATTGGAGAGCCCCCCTACTCCTACAGTCCACCTAAAGCAGAAAGAAGCCAAAGGCTGCCCTTGTGTTGTCCTATAA